The Fodinibius saliphilus genomic interval GGCCACAGCTGCCGATTCTGTTTTTTCACCCCCAGAGTCATTCTTTGAGTTCGATGGATTTTATAGCCAAGTCATGTTTTACGATGGTGCTTTTGAAAAGCTCGGTATTGAAACTGAAATTACCCGACATGGCAAATATAAAGGAGCTGTAGAGCCCTATTACCGTAAAGAGATGTCTGAGGAAAATGAATACCAAATGAATCAGATTATTGACCTGGTAAGTCAAACATATCTAAATGCTGTAAGTAGTAAAAGTGGTAAATCTATTAGACAGCTTAATGAGCTCCTGAATGGTACACCGACCCTTACTGCTCAATTTGGATACGATCAACAATTTATTGACTCTTTGATGTATCCGGATGAGGTTGAATCATATATCAAAAAACAGATAGGTATTAAAGAAAGCAGTTCTTTGAAGACCGTATCTAATAAAAGATATGCCAAAGTATCTAAATCAACTGCAGGTCTCAATACACCTTCAACATCCAATAAAATTGCTGTTATTCATGCAAAAGGACCTATTGTACCAAATTCACTTGCTGATTCCCCTTTTGGCAACCAAGATTTTATAACCACAGATTTCTTTCAAGAACAACTCGAAGATATTCGTGATGATGATGACATAAAAGCTCTAGTGGTTCGGATAAGCAGCCCCGGTGGTTCGGGAAGCACTTCTGATCTAATCTGGCGCATGCTACAAGAAACCAAGAAAGAGATACCTGTCATTATCTCGATGGGTAATGTAGCAGCTTCGGGTGGTTATTATATAGCTATTGCGGGCGACAAAATTGTTGCTGACCCTACTACGATAACCGGTTCCATTGGTGTATTTGGCACTAAGTTCAATATGAAACAGCTGTTTAATGAAAAGTTGGGACTCACATTTGATGAGGTAAAATCACACGACCATGCTGATTGGCTCACCCAAAATCGTCAATTCACACCAGCAGAACAGAAAGCATTTCAACAATATATAGATACTTTCTATCGTACTTTTGTTAACAAAGTAGCTGAGGGCCGGGATATGTCATTTGAAGATGCTGATAAAGTAGCCCAAGGACGCGTATGGACAGGTGCTGCAGCCCTTGAACAAGGTTTGGTTGACGAACTGGGTGGACTTGAAAGAGCCCTTCAACTGGCCGCTGAAGAATCGGGTATTGATAACTATTCCCTGGACCAGTATCCGAAACAAAAATCACTTTATGAAGTTCTAATGGGATCTGCTGGAGCACAAGCCCAAGCAATGGTCGGTGAATGGTTTACTAACCCGATGACCCAAAAAATGCAGAAAGACCTATCAATCCTCAAGCACCGAGATGC includes:
- the sppA gene encoding signal peptide peptidase SppA, whose translation is MKFFKTLIASTLGIFLAFALIFFIGLITISSTAEEPEPYIRSNSVLKISLSGTLPTQVSSNPLDEIMNPQRNNKVSLQTLKENLAKAESHDNIAGVWLEIDFMGEGWGNLQEAHKIIRSFRDSSDKFVYASTNDIGYNEKGYYLATAADSVFSPPESFFEFDGFYSQVMFYDGAFEKLGIETEITRHGKYKGAVEPYYRKEMSEENEYQMNQIIDLVSQTYLNAVSSKSGKSIRQLNELLNGTPTLTAQFGYDQQFIDSLMYPDEVESYIKKQIGIKESSSLKTVSNKRYAKVSKSTAGLNTPSTSNKIAVIHAKGPIVPNSLADSPFGNQDFITTDFFQEQLEDIRDDDDIKALVVRISSPGGSGSTSDLIWRMLQETKKEIPVIISMGNVAASGGYYIAIAGDKIVADPTTITGSIGVFGTKFNMKQLFNEKLGLTFDEVKSHDHADWLTQNRQFTPAEQKAFQQYIDTFYRTFVNKVAEGRDMSFEDADKVAQGRVWTGAAALEQGLVDELGGLERALQLAAEESGIDNYSLDQYPKQKSLYEVLMGSAGAQAQAMVGEWFTNPMTQKMQKDLSILKHRDAMLFFPYDINIQ